A segment of the Coregonus clupeaformis isolate EN_2021a unplaced genomic scaffold, ASM2061545v1 scaf0053, whole genome shotgun sequence genome:
CCCTAAGAGGGTTCAGTGCATACGTATGTACTGAATGAGATATTTTAAGTTACACTGTGACTTGCACATGTTCCGTAGTAGTGGGCCTTGGTGTGCAGGGATAAAAATGTATTTCTGTTTCAGACTATGAATCTCTGAGGATCGGTGGACTGATCTTCGCTGTGGTATTGTTTGTCATGGGCATTGTCCTCATCGTCAGTAAGTCTGTCGGCCTAAGTACGGTTATACTTAAAATACAATTTTAAGTATTACACTTACATTTTAATTACCCATtgaaataacatttgattagTGTCATAAGTTTATTTCTACTGTACCAATCTCATTCCATAATGATGGTATTTCTGCGCTGTTCAACATGCTGATCCAGTGGACAGCCCCTCTTTACCAGTCCAGTCCTTATAAACAAGCCTGGGATCAGTTACTTTCCGGGGGCTGGGACGCAGGCCAACATGCCTTGCACAACGCCCAGACCCCCAGGACACCCAACACCTCTCTGCCGTGTAGACGTCTGCACATCTAGGGCACTAACTAAAACTGGCCTGGACACTATGCAGCCTTGtcccctccctcctcatctcctgcCCTTGCACTCATCCACCCCACCCCAGGCATAGCTGCAGCCCCCCACCCACCCTAACTCTCACCCCAGGCATAGCTGCAGTCCCCCAGCCACCCTAACTCTTACCCCAGGCATCTATTACATTAGTCAGCCCATACATTAGTCATAGATACCACAGGGGGCAGAGGGAGTGCCCCCTCTCCTGCTACTGCACTCCCTCTGCCCCCTGCAAAGAGAAGGCGTTGGGTTTGTAGTGTCCTGTCCAAGCTAATAATTTAGATTTAGAATAATCAAGCACTTAGTTTGTGTATTTTTAACTGGATAGGATAGGGTCTTGTAAAATATGTAATATACCAATATTCCAACTTCTATACAGAGCGGTTGCTATAGTATCTTCATTCTAGTGTTAGTTTACCAGGCAGTATTTTTCATTCTAGTGTAAGTTTACCAGGCATGTGTCTTTGACACCTAGGATGGAGAGAGTATATCAGCTTTCCATCATAGTAGCTCTTTTTCAcaccaatttctctctctctctctctctgcaggccgGAAATGCCAATGCAAATCAAGTCCGAAGTCACGGTAAGTTGGGCGAAGAAGAGATACAGTGTTGATTAAAACATGGCAGAGAGAGACCATGACTGAGTTCATTGTAAGgctattaacctcttaaggatcggaccctttcttTCCATTtgtgcctaaaatgacatacccagatctaactgcctgtagctcaggacctgaagcaaggatatgcatattcttgataacatttgaaaggaaacactttgaagtttgtggaaatgtgaaattaatgtaggagaatgtaacacattagatctgataaaagataatacaaactaTTTGTTTTTTGTTCCATCTTTGAAAtaaaagagaaaggccacaatataaattgcagtttaggtgcaatttagattttggccactagatggcagcagtgtgtgtgcaacgtttcagattgatccagtgaagcattgcaatactggactattttgtatcaagtctgccgaattggtcaattgatacattttcaagtacataactatagagaacatacaaaaatgatatggtaatacaaaatgtaagtttacacactcccaggaatgtcatacatgatggatcaatagcttatacactaactttcacacatctagatggcagggcggggtgggtgtgtagccagagacagcaagggttcaaactgtaggacccagttcctacattttatcaaacaaaactatgctacattttatctctgggacccttaggatgacaaatcagagcaagattactgaatgtaagtacattatttaccttcagaggtgaatgtatcaaaccagttgcagtgataagttttttgttgttgtgcactctcctcaaacaatagcatggtattttttcactgtaatagctactgtaaattggacagtgcagttagattaacaataatttaagctttctgcccatataagacatgtctatgtcctggaaagtttgctgttacttacaacagtcatgctaatcacattagcgcattaGCTCAACTAacctgtatacgggacaccgatcccgtagaggttaaagtgTCATCTCAAGACTCGTAAGAGGAGCTATTTAGAATATTCTTAACAGTTAGACAGAAGCTTCAGTACTCAGTttgattttcaatacattttcccCCTATGTTTTAGGGTTTAGATGGCTTGGTTAGGTACTGTATACTTTTTTATCACTGTCCAAGTAGTGATTTTGTTCTAGTGGTTTACCTGTTAGTTACAGTTTGTTTTCAATTTCCCTCTCTTAGGCCTGTTGGGGTACCTGAGGCACTGACAGAGGCAGGGCCTGTGACAGGTAAAAGTAATCTATATCTTTGTCTTCATTGCCATATCAAACGTCTGATTTGTATGTATCATTTTTATTTATGAAACAAATACATCTCATCATGACACCTATCTGCTctcaggtcctcagtgatgtgaaGTCTCGCCACCAGGCGGCAGCATCGGACAGTAGAGGACTACTATGGCCATCTCCCAGAAAGCACAAGGCTCCTTTTTTAAATTCCATCCTGCTGATATGTTCTCTTGAAATTTTTTGCTTTTCTCTTTTTTTCTATATGAATGAATCTACAATGACAGAACTTTTAGGAAATAATTGGTTGATGCAGTAGGGTTGTTTTAATTGTAGGCTATATATTAAACCTCCTGTCATATGTGATAAACACACATGAACAAGTGATTTTGTAAGTTAGAACTTGACTATTTATGACTATTTTAAATTGTAATATTTCCAGACTGTTAAATAAAGTGATGTAGATTGgtaattgtgtgttgtgttccaacTTTTCCTAGTATCAGTCACTGGCATAGATGGTCTCCCTGTCAGTCACTGCCACTGGCACAGTCTTGCCCCAGTAGCGCAGTTCTAATGGATATGCAGCACACCTCTTTTGCTGATGTTGCACCTTTCTGCAGGCATTAGTAGACAAATTCATTCAACCTCCTGACAAGCGCAGTAACATCAAACATGCTGTAGCCTATTGTTTAGAACCATTGTTGCATGCTAATCTGACTGTTTTGTGCTTTAACAAAAGTGGCCTATAATTTTATCATGAAAATAACCCAGTTATGGTTATTGGTATATTCTTGGCCAAAGGGGGTCTAGCTGCAGGATGGATGAGGGAAGGGACCTGTCATAGACAGCTTTTCAATAGGGACACATTTATTTCCTCCATCTATGAAAGTGGCCACAATCGAAAGAAGAGGGGTGTTGACTGCATAAGATAAACATTTTTATCATTTCATTAGAAAAATACTTGAAATAACAATTCCCATTTGAAATGTAAAGAATTCCCCTAAATTAACTTGGTCACTCAAATTTAGGCTAGCTAAGGCATTCCTTGTGAAATAATGTAGCTTATTAAACTGGAGGCAAAATGATTGCATAAAAGATCACATGCATTATCTGCCTACACCACCATCAGGGACTTGCAGATGTTTTCATCTCTACTATACATTTGCTCTGTGTATTTTTATATAGATGAGAAGACGGGGATTCCTTTGTGCACAGCCTCTCCCTTGTTGCTCGGTTGCTAGGGATATCTTCTCTCCTCGTGCCGCAgtacaggaggagagaggtgccAATGGGTGGAAAAGGGAGAGACCTGTTAGCGCATTCCTTCCCTTGCAGTTTCCCACGCCTCTTCAGGGCATGATGATAGTAGTCTACTCGAGCGCAGTAGAATACTATCCGCATTGGCTGgcacattttttttcttcttcttcacacAATCTTTGGGGGATACCTCAATAGACTGAGGCTGCAGCACTGAATAGCCTGTAACAGAATGCAGTGCCTGTGCTTCACCACCAGAGGACCCCCCCTCATGCTTTCTAGGTGTTGGTGCAATTTACTTTATTGAGCCGcagttttctttctttcttttcttcccATCCTACTCCTCCACACCTCCGAAGTGCGCGTCTTCCCATTTTCTGTCCGCTGACCTGAAAACCTGCATCCGGGCGCAAGAGAGACTCAGCAGACATACTGAGTATATCCACACTGCAGTCATGGCAACTGAAGGAGGTTTGTCCAATCTTTTTTTCTGAATGTAGCCTATGCTAGAGCATCTTTAAATCTAAAAAGaccaaaacatttaaaaatacaTAGTGAGTTTcataatgttttttttcttcagttcTGTGTTTTATGTACAGGTTCTTTGCACAGGCTGAATCTTGCACATCAATTATTTAGGCTAAGCTTGCTCCTAGACTTATCTCATCAATTTCTACTTCATGGAAATGATGAACAATTGGTGCATTGCTGCTAGAGCGCCAATAAAGGCTACTTTTCCCATGTTTTGGATCCCTTTCCGTTTAATCTATGAACCTATTGCTTATTATTTTTCAAATTACGTATTACTCACTGTATTTCCATGCTTAACATTTGTAAATTAATAGTTTTCTTATCATTTGTGAATGGTTGTGTTGGCTTGCCCATCAGGGTGCAAGAGGGGAGGGGATAGTGCGCTTGGGAGAAGTTGAACGCGCCAACTAAGCCAttacataaagtgggggctcagCAACATAAAGTCGCATTGTCGACGCTCTGTTTAAGTGCTGCCAATATGATCTTATAGCCTTCTGCTCGGTAAAGTCAAGAGATAGCATACCTATTTACTTGAACTATGGCTGGGAGCTCTCATCTGAAGATGTTGGAGCACAGTTCAGCACCAGGGGTGTGGACAGCACTTTAGTGGATAAATAAAATATTGTATTAACAATTATTAGGATTGTTCAATTTTTGAACACAACCGATATGGATAATCGATACATGCAACTTGATTGATTGTCTTGTAAATCGCGTTGCATTGAACGCCCCTCGTGCGCTTCTAATCCACTTTCTGTGGCCGGTCTTTTTCTGCTGAGCAAAGACCCTGCATTGATCAGCGCTCCTTAGTCAGCAGCGCTGAGACGGCTGTGGTCGTCTAAAGAAAACGCCTAGTAAACTGGAAGATTTACGCAAAATATATTCCTGTTGGTGTAGCGCATTGATTTGATTTCCAATTGGTCCATTCGTGTGATCACATTAAGCAAAATAACGCACTAACTCAAATTGCAATTGCCTTCATCGCTATCGTGAGTATGCCAACTTAGAATCAGTAATTAATATGAGAGCAAAATCTGTCCACATTAGGCTACTCATGTTCCGACGTTTTCCCAAAACCGGTCGAGttctgctgtccatggtgctgaaccgACTCCCATCCCAAAAGGGCGTTCCCATGAGTTTCGACTCGGTCTATTGGCTGTTCTCCTCTCCAGTACTGCAAGATCCTGCCATCTTTTATAACTTATATTACATAATGTTGGAACCTTGTTATTCTtcgtggttctctgtagctcaactggtagagcacggcgcttgtaacgccagggtagtgggttcgatcccggggaccacccatacacaaaaaatgtatgcacgcttgactgtaagtcgctttggataaaagcgtctgctaaatggcttattattaggCCAAATGTGGATTATACATGGTTGTTTGTTCTGACTAATAATGTGTGTTTTCTGTACAGAATCAATGTTTCATGATCAAAGTGACTTCGAATATGGTGAGTGAATTCATCCCAATGGATTCATTTGTTATTTGAGTCACACCATACATGGCATGTGAGTTGTACCATGTTACTACTACTAATGGTCATGTTTATAGATTTTTTTATGGTTTCAGATTATGAGACACTTCGAACTACAGGGGTCATCATTGGTGTGATCTTGTTTGTGTCGGGTATCCTAATAGCTCTTAGTAAGTATGCTTGCGGGAAACACACACCGCCTAGTCTGTCACATGCTCACCCGTAACTCTCTGAAGGTTATCCTAGACATCTGTAACTTTTCATCTCTTCAACAGGTAAAAAACTCACATGCTCAAAATCGTCTTCCAAGTAAGAGTTTGCACATGGCTTGGCAGTTGCTCCGCCTGTGCATGTGGAATGCATCAGACTTTGGAAGAGGAGTCCCCACCAAATACAGGATGGCTTTACGAATACTATTTTACTGTCACCATGTCtgccctttccccctctctcccctcccacagTGGATCCTATGTCTGAATGCTGCCTATTGGTTAAGAGATTACagtcctgccctccctccctaaATCCAACAACACTGCCCACCTATTCAACTAATTAAGCAGTCACCCTTATACAGAGCATCCTGTTACAGTCAAATGTTTCAAGATAGTCTAGTGGTCTAACTCTGAAATGGTTGAAAATCAAGTGTTCTTGTCAACCAAACAATATTAAGGAAATGTCCTGCATTAGGGCTTTTTTGGGGCCCTTGGTTGAGAATGGGGACTGTTGTTGCATGGGTTGGCAGTGTGGGTGGATGGCCTCAAATAGTGTATGTTTACAGCCAATGGCATGCcgaccctgtctctccctctctcctacccttCGAGAGAGGACACCGATTTGGAAGATCCTGACAAATCTCTGCATTTTGCCCCAAA
Coding sequences within it:
- the LOC121573912 gene encoding phospholemman, whose protein sequence is MATEGESMFHDQSDFEYDYETLRTTGVIIGVILFVSGILIALTLIQQAPKYQRQRCLLKQYRRSVHGGEGESSLEVLQRGKHTQ